Proteins from one Micromonospora sp. M71_S20 genomic window:
- a CDS encoding alkaline phosphatase family protein, with amino-acid sequence MAGPRRPAAPVRPPPVTDPLEIVGPRYGDASLADILPGALAVLGVPGAADPLGLVTALPGVRRIAVLLVDGLGWHQIPTAAPYAPTLAGLAATAGRPLTCGFPSTTPTSLVTLGTGAAPGGHGVLGFTVRVPGTDRVLNHVEWAADPAPLRWQPVRTQLERARAAGVAVTAVSRPEFGGSGLTLAANRGGDYRGAAGVDALAERMLAALAAGSGPTLVSGYHPDLDRHGHLTGVDSAPWRIAAAEVDRLLARLVDGLPPDAALLVTADHGQLDIPAGHRFDLDTDPRLRAGLEVVAGEPRVRYLHVTPGALDDVVAAWSAVLADAARVRTRDEVVAAGWFGPVAEEHLARIGDVVVICNGTYAVTASRSEPPAVSRLVAYHGADTAAEMTIPLLVVRG; translated from the coding sequence CTGGCGGGACCTCGCCGCCCAGCTGCACCTGTTCGCCCGCCGCCCGTGACCGACCCGCTGGAGATCGTCGGGCCGCGCTACGGCGACGCCAGTCTCGCCGACATCCTGCCCGGCGCGCTCGCCGTGCTCGGCGTGCCCGGCGCCGCCGACCCGCTCGGGCTGGTCACCGCGCTGCCCGGGGTGCGCCGGATCGCGGTGCTGCTCGTCGACGGCCTCGGCTGGCACCAGATCCCGACCGCCGCGCCGTACGCGCCGACCCTGGCGGGGCTGGCCGCGACCGCCGGCCGGCCGCTGACCTGTGGCTTCCCGTCGACCACGCCGACCAGCCTGGTGACCCTGGGCACCGGCGCCGCGCCCGGCGGGCACGGCGTACTCGGCTTCACCGTGCGGGTGCCGGGGACCGACCGGGTGCTCAACCACGTCGAGTGGGCGGCCGACCCGGCGCCGCTGCGCTGGCAGCCCGTCCGTACCCAGCTGGAACGCGCCCGCGCCGCCGGGGTCGCGGTGACCGCGGTGAGTCGGCCGGAGTTCGGCGGCAGCGGGTTGACGCTGGCCGCCAACCGGGGCGGCGACTACCGCGGCGCGGCCGGCGTCGACGCGCTCGCGGAGCGGATGCTCGCCGCCCTGGCCGCCGGGTCGGGGCCCACGCTGGTCTCCGGCTACCACCCCGACCTGGACCGGCACGGCCACCTCACGGGCGTCGACTCGGCGCCCTGGCGGATCGCCGCGGCCGAGGTGGACCGGCTGCTGGCCCGGCTCGTCGACGGGCTGCCGCCCGACGCCGCGCTGCTGGTCACCGCCGACCACGGCCAGCTCGACATCCCGGCCGGACACCGCTTCGACCTGGACACCGACCCCCGGCTGCGCGCCGGGCTGGAGGTGGTCGCCGGGGAACCCCGGGTCCGCTACCTGCACGTCACCCCCGGCGCCCTGGACGACGTGGTGGCCGCCTGGTCGGCGGTGCTCGCAGACGCGGCCCGGGTGCGTACCCGCGACGAGGTGGTGGCCGCCGGCTGGTTCGGCCCGGTGGCGGAGGAACACCTGGCGCGCATCGGCGACGTGGTGGTGATCTGCAACGGCACGTACGCGGTGACCGCCTCCCGCTCCGAGCCGCCGGCGGTCTCCCGGCTGGTGGCGTACCACGGGGCGGACACGGCGGCCGAGATGACGATCCCGCTGCTGGTCGTACGCGGCTGA
- a CDS encoding DUF3040 domain-containing protein, whose translation MPLSEHEQRLFEQIERSLAEDPKFASAVRASDPRFHARRRLLVAAGVMIAGLALLVYGAVIKTPPLAVAGFVVMLASAAFAVQSHRRAQSPDLHVVGGTTSRRRPRGRSGRRPSILDRMEDRWRQRPEGHR comes from the coding sequence GTGCCGCTCTCGGAGCACGAGCAGCGGCTGTTCGAGCAGATCGAGCGGTCGCTTGCCGAGGACCCCAAATTCGCCTCGGCCGTGCGCGCCAGCGATCCGCGCTTCCACGCGCGGCGTCGCCTGCTCGTCGCTGCCGGCGTGATGATCGCTGGGCTGGCCCTGTTGGTCTACGGCGCGGTGATCAAGACTCCGCCGCTGGCAGTGGCGGGTTTCGTCGTCATGCTGGCCTCGGCCGCGTTCGCGGTGCAGTCGCACCGTCGGGCGCAGTCACCGGACCTGCACGTCGTGGGCGGGACGACGAGTCGTCGTCGCCCCCGCGGTCGTTCGGGTCGTCGGCCCTCGATCCTGGATCGGATGGAGGACCGGTGGCGGCAGCGCCCGGAGGGGCACCGCTGA
- a CDS encoding bifunctional 2-polyprenyl-6-hydroxyphenol methylase/3-demethylubiquinol 3-O-methyltransferase UbiG has product MTRLDRVEQTPGRLAGPPLTPRTAVIWSVLRAELERRAGSALTVLDVGGGTGGFAVPLAQAGHRVTVVDASPDALAALTRRASEAGVAERVRAVQGDGDALAGLVEPGSADLVLCHAVLEVVDDPAAVVAALAAALRPGGAASVLVAGRAAAVLGRAVNGHLDVAAALAADPAGTAGTRDTLRRRYDADGAAALLAAAGLVVEQIHGVRVLADLLPAAVADGQPAALVELERALAARAPWRDLAAQLHLFARRP; this is encoded by the coding sequence GTGACTAGGCTCGACCGGGTGGAGCAGACCCCAGGCCGGCTCGCCGGGCCGCCGCTGACCCCCCGTACCGCCGTGATCTGGTCGGTGCTGCGCGCCGAGCTGGAGCGTCGCGCCGGCAGCGCGCTGACCGTGCTCGACGTCGGCGGCGGCACGGGCGGCTTCGCCGTGCCGCTGGCCCAGGCCGGGCACCGGGTCACCGTGGTCGACGCCAGTCCCGACGCGCTCGCCGCGCTGACCCGCCGGGCCTCCGAGGCCGGCGTGGCCGAGCGGGTCCGCGCCGTGCAGGGCGACGGCGACGCGCTCGCCGGCCTGGTCGAGCCGGGCAGCGCCGACCTGGTGCTCTGCCACGCCGTGCTGGAGGTCGTCGACGACCCGGCGGCGGTGGTGGCGGCGTTGGCCGCCGCGCTGCGGCCGGGCGGCGCCGCGAGCGTGCTGGTCGCCGGCCGGGCCGCCGCCGTGCTCGGCCGGGCCGTCAACGGGCACCTGGACGTCGCCGCCGCGCTGGCCGCCGATCCGGCCGGCACCGCCGGCACCCGGGACACCCTGCGTCGCCGCTACGACGCCGACGGCGCCGCCGCGCTGCTCGCCGCCGCCGGGCTCGTGGTCGAGCAGATCCACGGCGTACGCGTGCTCGCCGACCTGCTCCCCGCCGCCGTCGCCGACGGCCAGCCCGCCGCCCTGGTCGAGTTGGAGCGGGCGCTCGCCGCCCGGGCGCCCTGGCGGGACCTCGCCGCCCAGCTGCACCTGTTCGCCCGCCGCCCGTGA
- a CDS encoding DNA polymerase IV: protein MGRSQSLPGGADPRFGPDSDDSGCPILHVDMDAFFASVEVRRRPELRGRPVVVGGTGPRGVVSSASYEARRYGVRSAMPTARARALCPQAVYLPPDFPQYSAASAAVMQIFRDVTPLVEPLSLDEAFLDVAGARRLFGPPAAIARRIRERVAAEQGLTCSVGVAPSKFVAKLGSTRAKPDGLLVVPAARVLDFLHPLPVSALWGVGERSTETLRRLGLATIGDLAEAPVGMLRKALGEASAAHLHELAWGRDPRRVSPEQAEKSIGAEVTFDVDVTDPLEIRRALLALAEKVGIRLRRAGQVGRTVSLKVRLADFRTVSRSRTAGVPTDVAREIFDTVWALYTVLDPGEPVRLVGVRVEGLAAARETPRQLTLGAPERGWREAEAAADAAAARFGRSVIGPASLLGAREGRRNENPPRP, encoded by the coding sequence ATGGGCCGCAGCCAGTCGTTGCCCGGGGGCGCCGATCCCCGGTTCGGGCCGGACTCCGACGACTCCGGCTGCCCGATCCTGCACGTCGACATGGACGCCTTCTTCGCCTCGGTGGAGGTCCGCCGCCGGCCGGAGCTGCGCGGTCGGCCCGTCGTGGTCGGCGGGACCGGCCCGCGCGGGGTGGTGAGCTCCGCCAGCTACGAGGCCCGGCGCTACGGCGTACGCAGCGCGATGCCCACCGCGCGGGCCCGGGCGCTCTGCCCGCAGGCGGTCTACCTGCCGCCGGACTTCCCGCAGTACTCGGCGGCCTCCGCCGCGGTGATGCAGATCTTCCGCGACGTCACCCCCCTGGTCGAGCCGCTCTCCCTGGACGAGGCGTTCCTCGACGTGGCCGGCGCCCGGCGGCTCTTCGGCCCGCCCGCCGCCATCGCCCGGCGCATCCGCGAGCGGGTCGCCGCCGAGCAGGGGCTGACCTGTTCGGTCGGCGTCGCCCCGAGCAAGTTCGTGGCCAAGCTCGGCTCAACCCGCGCCAAGCCCGACGGCCTGCTCGTCGTCCCGGCCGCCCGGGTGCTCGACTTCCTGCACCCGCTGCCGGTGTCGGCGCTGTGGGGGGTGGGGGAGCGTTCCACCGAGACGCTGCGGCGGCTGGGCCTGGCCACGATCGGCGATCTCGCCGAGGCGCCGGTCGGCATGCTGCGCAAGGCGCTCGGCGAGGCGTCCGCCGCCCACCTGCACGAGCTTGCCTGGGGGCGCGACCCGCGCCGGGTCAGTCCCGAGCAGGCGGAGAAGTCGATCGGCGCCGAGGTGACCTTCGACGTCGACGTCACCGACCCGCTGGAGATCCGCCGGGCGCTGCTCGCCCTCGCCGAGAAGGTGGGCATCCGGCTGCGTCGGGCCGGGCAGGTCGGGCGCACCGTGTCGCTCAAGGTGCGACTGGCCGACTTCCGCACCGTCAGCCGCTCCCGCACGGCGGGCGTGCCGACCGACGTCGCCAGGGAGATCTTCGACACCGTGTGGGCGCTCTACACCGTGCTCGACCCGGGTGAGCCCGTCCGTCTGGTCGGCGTACGGGTCGAGGGGCTCGCCGCCGCGCGGGAGACTCCGCGACAGCTGACCCTCGGCGCGCCCGAGCGGGGGTGGCGGGAGGCGGAGGCCGCAGCCGACGCCGCGGCTGCCCGTTTCGGGCGGTCCGTCATAGGTCCGGCCAGTCTGCTCGGGGCCCGCGAGGGGCGACGAAATGAAAATCCACCCCGGCCGTAG
- a CDS encoding error-prone DNA polymerase — translation MSFHNPKLPWSELERVLSGRESGTGRSGAGRSGVGRVGAGGPGEGRAGGEGGRVRDQRHLHVVDPLAVDADGGDSPAWSRRREQYQPPEVARPDDAVPYAELHAHTNFSFLDGASHPEELAEEAARLGLTALAVTDHDGFYGVVRFAEAARALHLPTIFGAELSLDLPGPQNGEPDPLGRHLLLLAHGHEGYARLASMIARAQLRGGEKGRPVYGGLEEIAAQLRDHVLVLTGCRKGHVPSALLTEGVDAAARELDRLTALFGAETVAVELTDHGHPVDADRNDALAELAATAGLPTVATNNVHYATPGRRRLATTVAAVRARRSLDEIDGWLPAAGTAHLRGGAEMAARFAAYPGAVARAAEFGAELAFDLQLVAPRLPAYPVPPGHTEMSWLRHLTHAGARERYGPPEAHPRAYAQLEHELNMIEELGFPGYFLVVYDIVTFCREQDIYCQGRGSAANSAVCYALRITNVDAVRHRLLFERFLAPERDGPPDIDVDIESDRREEVIQHVYARYGREHTAQVANVISYRPRSAVRDVAKAFGFSPGQQDAWSKQIDRWGSVASVDVADIPEQVVAYANELQTFPRHLGIHSGGMVICDRPVIEVCPVEWGRMPGRSVLQWDKDDCAAVGLVKFDLLGLGMLSALHYGYDMIGMSLDLGDMTLDDPEVYDMLCRADSVGVFQVESRAQMATLPRLKPREFYDLVVEVALIRPGPIQGGSVHPYIRRKNGQEPVTYPHPLMRNALEKTLGVPLFQEQLMQLAIDLAGFDAAGADQLRRAMGAKRSAERMARIADRLYAGMAARGITGELADDVYRKLSAFASYGFPESHAMSFAYLVYASSWLKRYHPGPFLAALLNAQPMGFYSPQTLVDDARRHGVEVRRPDINASGALAVLESTPQTRWGSAPGEPPHAWGLNGPAVRLGLSGVRTLGDGVAERIEAERVARGPYRDMPDLARRVGLTAAQLEALATADAFACFGLSRRQALWAAGAAAQDRPGRLPGTVTGATAPTLPGMEAVERLVADVWATGLSPESHPARFIRPRLDALGAVPIARLGQVEPGRRIRVGGIVTHRQRPATAGGVTFLNLEDETGMLNVTCSPGLWQRHRRVARTSAALVVRGRLQRHEGVINLTADRLDAIEPPVSPPSRDFR, via the coding sequence ATGAGCTTCCACAACCCGAAGCTGCCCTGGTCGGAGTTGGAGCGCGTGCTCTCCGGCCGGGAGTCCGGCACCGGCCGGTCGGGTGCGGGTCGGTCGGGTGTGGGCCGAGTGGGTGCGGGCGGGCCGGGGGAGGGGCGGGCCGGCGGGGAGGGCGGTCGGGTGCGCGACCAGCGGCACCTGCACGTGGTCGACCCGTTGGCCGTGGACGCCGACGGCGGCGACTCTCCCGCCTGGAGCCGCAGGCGGGAGCAGTACCAGCCGCCCGAGGTGGCCCGCCCCGACGATGCGGTGCCGTACGCCGAGCTGCACGCGCACACCAACTTCAGCTTCCTCGACGGCGCCAGCCACCCGGAGGAACTGGCCGAGGAGGCGGCCCGGCTGGGCCTCACCGCGCTCGCCGTCACCGACCACGACGGCTTCTACGGGGTGGTGCGCTTCGCCGAGGCGGCCCGCGCGCTGCACCTGCCGACGATCTTCGGCGCCGAGCTCTCCCTGGACCTGCCCGGCCCGCAGAACGGTGAGCCCGACCCGCTCGGGCGGCACCTGCTGCTGCTCGCCCACGGCCACGAGGGGTACGCCCGGCTGGCCTCGATGATCGCCCGCGCCCAGCTGCGCGGCGGGGAGAAGGGCCGCCCGGTCTACGGCGGGCTGGAGGAGATCGCCGCGCAGCTACGCGACCACGTGCTGGTGCTCACCGGCTGCCGCAAGGGGCACGTGCCGTCGGCACTGCTCACCGAGGGGGTGGACGCGGCGGCTCGCGAGCTGGACCGGCTGACCGCCCTGTTCGGCGCGGAGACGGTGGCGGTGGAGCTGACCGACCACGGGCACCCGGTGGACGCCGACCGTAACGACGCGCTCGCCGAGCTGGCGGCGACGGCCGGGCTGCCCACGGTGGCCACCAACAACGTGCACTACGCCACCCCGGGCCGCCGTCGGCTGGCCACCACCGTGGCCGCCGTACGGGCCCGGCGCAGCCTGGACGAGATCGACGGCTGGCTGCCCGCCGCCGGCACCGCCCACCTGCGCGGCGGCGCCGAGATGGCGGCCCGGTTCGCCGCGTACCCCGGCGCGGTGGCCCGGGCCGCCGAGTTCGGCGCCGAGCTGGCCTTCGACCTCCAGCTCGTCGCGCCGCGGCTGCCGGCGTACCCGGTGCCGCCCGGGCACACCGAGATGAGCTGGCTGCGCCACCTGACCCACGCCGGCGCCCGCGAGCGCTACGGCCCGCCCGAGGCGCACCCGAGGGCGTACGCGCAGCTCGAACACGAGCTGAACATGATCGAGGAGCTGGGCTTCCCCGGCTACTTCCTGGTGGTCTACGACATCGTCACGTTCTGCCGTGAGCAGGACATCTACTGCCAGGGTCGGGGCTCGGCGGCCAACTCGGCGGTCTGCTACGCGCTGCGGATCACCAACGTGGACGCCGTCCGGCACCGGCTGCTCTTCGAGCGTTTCCTCGCCCCGGAACGCGACGGCCCGCCGGACATCGACGTCGACATCGAGTCCGACCGCCGGGAGGAGGTGATCCAGCACGTCTACGCCCGCTACGGCCGGGAGCACACCGCGCAGGTCGCCAACGTCATCTCCTATCGGCCCCGCTCGGCGGTGCGCGACGTGGCCAAGGCGTTCGGGTTCTCGCCCGGCCAGCAGGACGCCTGGAGCAAGCAGATCGACCGCTGGGGCTCCGTGGCGTCCGTCGACGTGGCGGACATCCCCGAGCAGGTGGTCGCGTACGCCAACGAGTTGCAGACGTTCCCCCGGCACCTGGGCATCCACTCCGGCGGCATGGTGATCTGCGACCGGCCGGTGATCGAGGTGTGCCCGGTGGAGTGGGGGCGGATGCCGGGCCGCAGCGTGCTCCAGTGGGACAAGGACGACTGCGCCGCCGTCGGCCTGGTCAAGTTCGACCTGCTCGGGCTCGGCATGCTCTCCGCGCTGCACTACGGCTACGACATGATCGGGATGAGCCTGGACCTCGGCGACATGACGCTGGACGACCCCGAGGTCTACGACATGCTCTGCCGGGCCGACTCGGTCGGGGTGTTCCAGGTGGAGAGCCGCGCCCAGATGGCCACCCTGCCCCGGCTGAAGCCCCGCGAGTTCTACGACCTGGTGGTCGAGGTGGCGCTGATCCGGCCCGGCCCGATCCAGGGCGGCTCGGTGCACCCGTACATCCGGCGCAAGAACGGCCAGGAGCCGGTGACCTACCCGCACCCGCTGATGCGCAACGCGCTGGAGAAGACCCTCGGCGTGCCGCTGTTCCAGGAGCAGCTGATGCAGCTCGCCATCGACCTGGCCGGCTTCGACGCGGCGGGGGCCGACCAGCTGCGCCGGGCGATGGGCGCGAAGCGTTCCGCCGAGCGGATGGCCCGCATCGCCGACCGGCTCTACGCGGGGATGGCCGCGCGGGGCATCACCGGCGAACTGGCCGACGACGTCTACCGCAAGCTCTCCGCGTTCGCCAGCTACGGCTTCCCGGAGAGCCACGCGATGAGCTTCGCCTACCTGGTCTACGCCAGCTCCTGGCTCAAGCGCTACCACCCGGGTCCGTTCCTGGCCGCGCTGCTCAACGCCCAGCCGATGGGCTTCTACTCGCCGCAGACGCTTGTCGACGACGCCCGCCGGCACGGGGTGGAGGTGCGCCGGCCGGACATCAACGCCAGCGGCGCCCTGGCGGTGCTGGAGTCCACCCCGCAGACCCGGTGGGGCAGCGCGCCGGGGGAGCCGCCGCACGCCTGGGGGTTGAACGGGCCCGCCGTCCGGCTCGGGCTCTCCGGCGTGCGTACCCTCGGCGACGGGGTGGCCGAGCGGATCGAGGCGGAGCGGGTGGCGCGCGGGCCGTACCGCGACATGCCGGACCTGGCCCGGCGCGTGGGTCTCACCGCCGCGCAGCTGGAGGCGCTGGCCACCGCGGACGCCTTCGCCTGTTTCGGGCTGTCCCGGCGGCAGGCCCTCTGGGCCGCCGGCGCGGCGGCCCAGGACCGGCCGGGCCGGCTGCCGGGCACGGTGACGGGCGCGACCGCGCCCACCCTGCCCGGGATGGAGGCGGTGGAGCGGCTGGTCGCCGACGTGTGGGCGACCGGGTTGTCACCGGAGAGCCACCCGGCCCGCTTCATCCGCCCCCGGCTCGACGCGCTCGGCGCGGTGCCGATCGCCCGGCTCGGCCAGGTGGAGCCGGGGCGGCGCATCCGGGTCGGCGGGATCGTCACCCACCGGCAGCGGCCCGCGACCGCCGGCGGGGTCACCTTCCTCAACCTGGAGGACGAGACGGGGATGCTCAACGTCACCTGCTCTCCGGGCCTGTGGCAGCGCCACCGGCGGGTGGCCCGCACGAGCGCCGCGCTGGTGGTGCGGGGACGGCTGCAGCGGCACGAGGGAGTGATCAACCTCACCGCCGACCGGCTGGACGCCATCGAACCGCCGGTCAGCCCGCCCTCGCGCGACTTCCGCTGA